The genomic DNA GCAAAAAGGGGGCGGTCCTGTTCGCTTCTTCCGTTGCCGGGGAGGGGACGACGACCATTTGCTCTAACGTTGCCCGGGCCCTGGCCAAGATTCATTCCGGGAATGTCCTGTTGTTGGACTGTAATGTTCAGTCTCCGGAAATCCATAAACTATTTCGAACGGAAGCCAGCCCGGGATTGACCGATATCCTGTTAGGGAAAGTAAATTGGGAAGAGGCCATCCGAAAAAGCAGTGTCAGAAATTTTTTTATCCTTCCTTTCGGACAGTCCCTCCCGGATCCGCTCGCCCTGCTAGGTTCGGAAGGGATGGAAGGATTATTGAATGTTCTTAAGTCGGAATTTGATTTTATATTCCTGGATATGCCGCCTATTTTAGCCAGTGCCGAAGCAGAAATGATTGTTCCCTGGGTGGAGGCCTCGGTTTTAGTCATCAAAGCCCAGGCCACCCGGAGAGAAGTAGTTATGCGGGCAGTAGA from Deltaproteobacteria bacterium includes the following:
- a CDS encoding CpsD/CapB family tyrosine-protein kinase, which gives rise to MSTMEEALKKAMEQKEEVRVRGDALQQIVEEAVRKALGGNPKTEETESSPRPFSNRTESYADRKISVDEVYPKEGGHSLMWHQGINSIAINVKMRIGEGKKGAVLFASSVAGEGTTTICSNVARALAKIHSGNVLLLDCNVQSPEIHKLFRTEASPGLTDILLGKVNWEEAIRKSSVRNFFILPFGQSLPDPLALLGSEGMEGLLNVLKSEFDFIFLDMPPILASAEAEMIVPWVEASVLVIKAQATRREVVMRAVERLIQYKEFTGAVFNQQEFIIPQFLYKRLK